In Paracoccus methylovorus, a genomic segment contains:
- a CDS encoding pyridoxal phosphate-dependent aminotransferase, with product MTRLRFTPIAAALPATVPFTGPETLERLRGAPFRARLGANENGFGPSPRAIEAMARAAAEVWKYGDPDSHDLRHALAGHHRVQPENVMLGEGIDGLLGLLVRLLVSPGEVVVTSDGAYPTFNYHVAGFGGRLHKVPYRDHAEDPDALIAAASETGARLVYLANPDNPMGSWHVGIRIEAMLDDLPSGSLLILDEAYAEFAPAEAIPRIDPQDRRVIRFRTFSKAYAMAGARIGYAIGPAELIAGFDRIRNHFGINRIAQIGVLAALEDQDWLAHICAATAAARSRIGDIARANGLVALPSATNFVAIDCGRDGAFARALLDALALEGIFVRMPGVAPMDRCIRVSCGPEAEMDAFADALPRALRALA from the coding sequence ATGACTCGATTGCGTTTTACCCCGATTGCAGCCGCGCTGCCCGCGACGGTTCCCTTCACCGGCCCCGAGACGCTGGAGCGCCTACGCGGTGCGCCGTTCCGTGCCCGGCTGGGTGCTAATGAAAACGGCTTTGGCCCGTCTCCCCGGGCAATCGAGGCCATGGCGCGCGCGGCCGCGGAGGTCTGGAAATACGGCGATCCCGACAGCCATGACCTGCGCCATGCATTGGCAGGACATCACCGCGTGCAGCCAGAGAACGTGATGCTGGGGGAAGGGATCGACGGGCTTCTGGGCCTTTTGGTCCGGCTACTGGTTTCGCCGGGCGAGGTGGTGGTAACCTCGGACGGCGCCTATCCGACCTTCAACTATCATGTCGCGGGTTTCGGTGGCCGGTTGCACAAGGTGCCTTACCGCGATCACGCCGAGGACCCCGATGCCCTGATCGCTGCGGCTAGCGAAACAGGGGCGCGGCTGGTCTACCTGGCCAATCCCGACAATCCCATGGGTAGTTGGCACGTTGGCATCAGGATCGAGGCCATGCTCGACGATCTGCCATCGGGCAGCCTGCTGATTCTGGATGAAGCCTATGCCGAATTCGCGCCCGCAGAGGCGATTCCGCGGATAGATCCGCAAGATAGGCGGGTGATCCGCTTCCGCACCTTTTCCAAGGCTTACGCCATGGCGGGCGCGCGGATCGGCTACGCCATCGGCCCGGCAGAGCTGATTGCCGGATTCGACCGTATTCGGAACCATTTCGGTATCAACCGCATCGCCCAGATCGGCGTGTTGGCAGCGCTGGAGGATCAGGACTGGCTGGCCCATATCTGTGCTGCCACCGCTGCCGCCCGGAGCCGCATCGGAGATATCGCCCGCGCGAACGGTCTGGTTGCATTACCTTCGGCCACGAATTTCGTCGCGATCGATTGTGGCCGGGACGGCGCCTTTGCCCGCGCCTTGCTTGATGCGCTGGCGCTAGAGGGTATCTTCGTGCGCATGCCCGGTGTCGCGCCGATGGATCGCTGCATCCGTGTTTCCTGTGGGCCGGAGGCCGAGATGGATGCTTTCGCCGATGCGCTGCCCCGTGCGCTCAGGGCGCTGGCCTGA